The Enterobacter huaxiensis sequence GCGCTCTATTCGCAAAAAGTATCCTGATGCTAATGTTTCACGCGTCGCCGGGGCTGACCTCTGGGAACAGCTCATGGCACGCGCGGGTGCAGAAGGGACGCCGGTATTCCTGATCGGCGGTAAGCCGGACGTGCTGGCGCAGACGGAACAAAAGCTGCGTAGCCAGTGGAATGTTAACATTGTGGGCAGTCAGGACGGCTACTTCAAACCTGAGGGCCGGCAGGCGCTGTTCGAGCGCGTGCGTGACAGCGGGGCGAAAATCGTCACCGTGGCGATGGGCTCCCCGCGCCAGGAGATCCTGATGCGGGATTGCCGTCTGGTCTGCCCGGATGCCCTTTATATGGGCGTTGGCGGCACGTATGACGTATTCACCGGCCACGTTAAGCGCGCGCCAAAAGTCTGGCAAAACCTGGGGCT is a genomic window containing:
- the wecG gene encoding lipopolysaccharide N-acetylmannosaminouronosyltransferase; this translates as MTDTTSAPRYALRGLQLIGWRDMQHALDFLFSDGQMKSGTLVAINAEKMLAVEDNAEVRSLIEAAEFKYADGISVVRSIRKKYPDANVSRVAGADLWEQLMARAGAEGTPVFLIGGKPDVLAQTEQKLRSQWNVNIVGSQDGYFKPEGRQALFERVRDSGAKIVTVAMGSPRQEILMRDCRLVCPDALYMGVGGTYDVFTGHVKRAPKVWQNLGLEWLYRLLSQPTRIKRQIRLLRYLAWHYTGKM